Proteins from a single region of Meriones unguiculatus strain TT.TT164.6M chromosome 21, Bangor_MerUng_6.1, whole genome shotgun sequence:
- the Sri gene encoding sorcin isoform X3: MQYGGAPGGPAFPGQTQDPLYGYFAAVAGQDGQIDADELQRCLTQSGIAGAYKPFNLETCRLMVSMLDRDMSGTMGFNEFKELWAVLNGWRQHFISFDSDRSGTVDPQELQKALTTMGFRLSPQTVNSVAKRYSTSGKITFDDYIACCVKLRALTDSFRRRDSGQQGVVNFSYDDFIQCVMTV; this comes from the exons ATGCAG TATGGAGGGGCTCCCGGAGGGCCTGCGTTTCCCGGACAAACTCAGGATCCGCTCTATGGCTACTTTGCTGCTGTGGCTGGACAG GATGGACAGATTGATGCCGACGAGCTGCAGAGGTGTCTAACCCAGTCTGGCATTGCTGGGGCATACAAAC CTTTTAATCTGGAGACTTGTCGCCTTATGGTTTCAATGTTGGAT AGAGATATGTCTGGCACGATGGGGTTCAATGAATTTAAAGAGCTCTGGGCTGTGCTGAATGGCTGGAGACAACACTTCATCAGTTTCGACAGTGATCGGAGTGGAACCGTGGACCCCCAGGAACTGCAGAAGGCCTTGACAACGATGG GATTCAGGTTGAGCCCACAAACTGTGAATTCAGTTGCGAAGCGATACAGCACCAGTGGGAAgatcacttttgatgactacatTGCCTGCTGTGTCAAACTGAGGGCGCTCACAG ATAGCTTCCGAAGACGGGATTCTGGTCAACAAGGAGTTGTGAACTTCTCTTATGATGAT TTCATTCAGTGTGTCATGACCGTCTAA
- the Sri gene encoding sorcin isoform X2, giving the protein MSKEQEWKSPYGGAPGGPAFPGQTQDPLYGYFAAVAGQDGQIDADELQRCLTQSGIAGAYKPFNLETCRLMVSMLDRDMSGTMGFNEFKELWAVLNGWRQHFISFDSDRSGTVDPQELQKALTTMGFRLSPQTVNSVAKRYSTSGKITFDDYIACCVKLRALTDSFRRRDSGQQGVVNFSYDDFIQCVMTV; this is encoded by the exons ATGTCAAAGGAGCAAGAGTGGAAAAGCCCG TATGGAGGGGCTCCCGGAGGGCCTGCGTTTCCCGGACAAACTCAGGATCCGCTCTATGGCTACTTTGCTGCTGTGGCTGGACAG GATGGACAGATTGATGCCGACGAGCTGCAGAGGTGTCTAACCCAGTCTGGCATTGCTGGGGCATACAAAC CTTTTAATCTGGAGACTTGTCGCCTTATGGTTTCAATGTTGGAT AGAGATATGTCTGGCACGATGGGGTTCAATGAATTTAAAGAGCTCTGGGCTGTGCTGAATGGCTGGAGACAACACTTCATCAGTTTCGACAGTGATCGGAGTGGAACCGTGGACCCCCAGGAACTGCAGAAGGCCTTGACAACGATGG GATTCAGGTTGAGCCCACAAACTGTGAATTCAGTTGCGAAGCGATACAGCACCAGTGGGAAgatcacttttgatgactacatTGCCTGCTGTGTCAAACTGAGGGCGCTCACAG ATAGCTTCCGAAGACGGGATTCTGGTCAACAAGGAGTTGTGAACTTCTCTTATGATGAT TTCATTCAGTGTGTCATGACCGTCTAA
- the Sri gene encoding sorcin isoform X1, whose amino-acid sequence MAYPGHPGAGGGYYPGGYGGAPGGPAFPGQTQDPLYGYFAAVAGQDGQIDADELQRCLTQSGIAGAYKPFNLETCRLMVSMLDRDMSGTMGFNEFKELWAVLNGWRQHFISFDSDRSGTVDPQELQKALTTMGFRLSPQTVNSVAKRYSTSGKITFDDYIACCVKLRALTDSFRRRDSGQQGVVNFSYDDFIQCVMTV is encoded by the exons ATGGCGTATCCCGGGCACCCTGGCGCCGGCGGCGGGTACTACCCAGGCGGG TATGGAGGGGCTCCCGGAGGGCCTGCGTTTCCCGGACAAACTCAGGATCCGCTCTATGGCTACTTTGCTGCTGTGGCTGGACAG GATGGACAGATTGATGCCGACGAGCTGCAGAGGTGTCTAACCCAGTCTGGCATTGCTGGGGCATACAAAC CTTTTAATCTGGAGACTTGTCGCCTTATGGTTTCAATGTTGGAT AGAGATATGTCTGGCACGATGGGGTTCAATGAATTTAAAGAGCTCTGGGCTGTGCTGAATGGCTGGAGACAACACTTCATCAGTTTCGACAGTGATCGGAGTGGAACCGTGGACCCCCAGGAACTGCAGAAGGCCTTGACAACGATGG GATTCAGGTTGAGCCCACAAACTGTGAATTCAGTTGCGAAGCGATACAGCACCAGTGGGAAgatcacttttgatgactacatTGCCTGCTGTGTCAAACTGAGGGCGCTCACAG ATAGCTTCCGAAGACGGGATTCTGGTCAACAAGGAGTTGTGAACTTCTCTTATGATGAT TTCATTCAGTGTGTCATGACCGTCTAA